The following are from one region of the Candidatus Acidulodesulfobacterium ferriphilum genome:
- a CDS encoding diguanylate cyclase, with amino-acid sequence MLNSSDSLLEILSSSMYFGYFVYGEGGRIIYINRHFAEILGYDAKELIGKNFIDFILNPEEKIQSYISRRLNGEEFTREDAYYIFKTKKNSLIPISVSTYTVFYENKPAGLAIGIDKAQEKLYERLFLFTSQINQIIVRVSDEGTLLRKICDIFVDIVGYDAAVVGCVDDFNLFKQKYAKAKTKEHEDGIMSLIIGVNPDTPYGKGSVARAYASKKISLVSGASKDSASRALHDYYERFNINSVCSIPILKNDKVEYIFLLMDSMQNVSSENKIDEIIELANLCAEEISSVIKTAINSGEISSSYIWDRNYIPVRDTNPQKYKTRFSSFVKNRIQPIEDKYLRMNPNFRFFVLTDNNGYVAAHNGINDQPLTGDYKKDLYGNRSMRIFDDPVGLAAAKNTDRFIIQTYERDTGEVMSDIGVPVFIDGKHWGGIRVGAGEERMNLLEEIQLDVAYALEKIESQRNMLIRQEKLRIAAFYDALTGLPNRRALTDELEKTIARAMRQNWQTAVGMIDLDGFKPVNDTYGHEAGDTVLQIIGKRLRDSLRKTDFIARIGGDEFAVIIEDCKNIKSLIPIFNKIEESVRVPVALSESKTVTIGLSMGVHICHIDNDVTADTLLRYADDALYQSKEHKADRKYFWTVNRPFKLKKKSLVGATNKLTDPVPFSF; translated from the coding sequence TGGATATTTTGTATACGGCGAAGGAGGCAGAATAATTTATATAAATCGGCATTTTGCGGAAATTTTAGGATATGACGCTAAAGAACTTATCGGCAAAAATTTTATAGATTTTATATTAAATCCCGAAGAAAAAATTCAATCTTATATATCTAGGCGGCTTAACGGGGAAGAATTCACAAGAGAAGACGCATATTATATTTTTAAAACAAAAAAAAATTCATTAATACCTATTTCTGTGTCGACTTACACGGTTTTTTACGAAAATAAACCGGCTGGGCTTGCGATTGGAATAGACAAAGCACAAGAGAAACTTTACGAAAGGCTCTTTCTTTTTACAAGCCAAATAAACCAGATAATAGTCAGGGTGTCCGACGAAGGAACTCTTCTGCGCAAAATATGCGATATTTTTGTAGATATCGTCGGATACGATGCCGCAGTCGTAGGATGCGTCGACGATTTTAACCTTTTTAAACAAAAATACGCAAAGGCTAAAACTAAAGAACATGAAGACGGTATAATGTCTCTTATCATAGGGGTAAATCCGGATACGCCTTACGGTAAAGGTTCGGTAGCAAGAGCCTATGCAAGCAAAAAAATCAGCCTTGTCTCCGGCGCGTCGAAAGACTCTGCTTCAAGAGCATTGCACGATTATTACGAAAGATTTAATATAAACTCCGTCTGTTCGATACCGATTTTAAAAAACGATAAAGTTGAATATATATTTTTGCTTATGGATTCCATGCAGAATGTGTCCAGCGAAAACAAAATAGACGAGATAATAGAACTTGCAAATTTATGCGCCGAAGAGATTTCAAGCGTAATAAAAACGGCTATAAACTCCGGAGAAATATCTTCTTCCTATATATGGGACAGAAATTATATTCCCGTCCGCGATACTAATCCTCAGAAATATAAAACCCGTTTCAGTTCCTTCGTTAAAAATCGGATCCAGCCTATAGAAGATAAATATTTAAGGATGAACCCTAATTTCAGGTTTTTCGTTTTAACGGATAACAACGGCTATGTTGCCGCGCACAACGGTATTAACGACCAGCCTTTAACCGGCGATTACAAAAAAGACCTTTATGGCAACCGTTCGATGAGGATTTTCGATGATCCTGTCGGTTTGGCGGCGGCGAAAAATACGGACAGGTTTATCATCCAGACTTATGAGAGGGATACCGGCGAGGTTATGAGCGATATCGGCGTTCCTGTATTCATAGACGGAAAACACTGGGGCGGCATAAGGGTCGGCGCAGGGGAAGAACGCATGAACCTTCTCGAAGAAATTCAGTTAGACGTTGCTTACGCATTAGAAAAAATAGAGTCCCAGCGGAATATGCTTATACGTCAGGAAAAACTCAGGATTGCGGCGTTTTACGACGCGCTTACCGGTTTGCCAAACCGCCGCGCCCTCACAGACGAACTGGAAAAAACTATAGCAAGGGCTATGCGGCAGAACTGGCAGACTGCGGTAGGAATGATAGATTTGGACGGTTTCAAACCCGTAAACGACACCTATGGACATGAAGCCGGCGATACCGTTCTTCAGATTATAGGAAAGCGGTTAAGGGACTCTTTGCGCAAAACCGACTTCATTGCAAGAATCGGGGGAGATGAATTTGCTGTTATAATAGAAGACTGTAAAAATATTAAATCCTTAATTCCCATATTTAATAAAATCGAAGAAAGCGTCCGCGTTCCGGTTGCGCTTTCGGAAAGTAAAACCGTTACGATAGGCCTGAGCATGGGTGTACATATTTGCCATATAGATAATGACGTTACAGCCGACACTCTCCTGCGGTATGCCGACGACGCGCTATATCAAAGCAAGGAACACAAGGCGGACAGAAAATACTTCTGGACGGTTAATAGACCCTTTAAATTAAAAAAGAAAAGCCTCGTCGGCGCTACGAATAAACTTACTGATCCTGTCCCTTTTTCTTTTTAA